The genomic interval AAACTCGCAAGATTCATTGAAGCTGAAGATATGACAGCTCTAAATAAGGATAAACATGTTCCTTATTTGTTGTGGGATTCACTCAGCGCTTTCATTAATTATACAGACATGTACAAAGGTAACTCTTGACGTATTTCCCACGTAAATCTATTATACTTTGATTGATTTTGTAAACATCtgaaatattacatttaattattgaattataataattattatattataatatttctttattattcaaCAGTTAGGAAACGGTATTCCCATGTGGCTAAGATTAAAGATGATGAAAACAACAGCCCTTCGACAGTTACAGATGCAACCACTACCACCACCAGCAGCAGTAATAGTCCAACATTGAAACAagaaatgtcgccctctatatcgtcacACGAAGAGGTTTCGCTGGACGAGTACGATCATTTCTCATCATTTGCCGAAGCTTTAGAGTCGGCAAATCAAACAAAAGTTAACAGTAAAATAAACGAAATTGCTTTGTGTCTTAAAAATGAACAATCAACAGAATAATTTTGATTATGCGAACTATTTTATTGTATGATATACTATAtagctatatattttttaacaaataatataatacatcatgtacttttataaacaaaaatacagtaggcaggcctacataaaatttcttttaattttatcatttcttCAATTTAATAAACTCTAAACTCGgccctttttttaaattaggcatacgtaaaacaattaatttttttattcataactaaactattttttgaaaatacCTTATTTCTATACGTTGCATATATTTGTATCCGTAAATATCAGGAATGCATTTACAATTTAAGTAATAATtggttatttaataaatatatttttacaatttaagtAATAAGtggttattttataaatatatttttcatccAAATAAAGTGTTTTAATTATGTAAAACGTTTTAACATTTCAACTTCAATATCATCAAACATATCATTTTGTTCTGCTTAGCGCCCTCTTTGTTGAGTTTCAATCGTCTGCTGTTATGTTTTTTGACCTACCTTTATGTGAGTGTCGTGTCGAGAAAGTGTGCTATAAAAGTCTTTTGCTAACGTAATGTCATTCAATGTTAACTTTTCGTTCTTTCGCTCGTTTTTCTGATTATATAAACTCATGGGATATATACGTCGAAATAGTGTTATTCTTTTAACTTTAATAGGTTTTGCTGTATGTTTCATTACACTTTCAAACAACCAAGGTAAGTAAGTGTGACCGTTCAAACTCATTCATATGCCGGTTGGTGGGTCGATGATAGAGAGCACACTAGCTAAGGCCTAACAACAGTAACACCTCGCCGAAGGCCTGGCCTGGGTGGGAGTGTCAATTTTGTTGTTATCTACGTCATgtccaaattaatttttttttaaatttaaaattataatcattatGTACAATTTAAATGCCAGCGGAAAGGGAAGACatggaataatttcgccagtgtagcaagcatagcaaaaagctatacaaaacaacctttattgctaggctaggcctacacatttataaaattgtgtagcaaaaaatacaatacaaaactatgtttcttgactcaaaaatcagtttgattagcaatattgctaaacaaaattacaaaatgaaattttccCCTGGAAGAGAAAGAATCGTAACACAacacaacattttaattttaaattcaattcaacactgACTGACTGCTGAGTGAGTTATATTAGACTGCTGAGTGAGAGTGAGGTGACAACTAGCTTAGTAGGCTGCCTCCTTGAGCTAAAGTATCTGGGCTAGGTCTAAACAAGAAAACTTGAGGAGACAAGATTGTTGGTCTACATCGGTACTATTATTACGCCTGAGCCTACTGCAGGATTTAATAACAGGTAAATAAAGGCATCGGAGATCCAAAAAAAAGCATCACCTTTTTGAAGACATCTTTGATTTTGTGTTCTGTCCAACAGGTGGGGATCTAAACTTcaaagtaatttaattaatatgcctttttttacaCAGCCTTTTTATGAAAAAAAGTACTGTAGCCTtggcataaaaaaaaaaataaaaaattcaggGGAaaatataattaggcctagaattttaacaataaatagTTAATCCAAATTGTTCAGTGATAATAGAATTGAGTTGAAGGACACTTGAGTTGGCAATAAAATAAGGTATTAAAAGTAAGGTTATCTTGCCTAGCCTTTTCCATTTATAATCGTAGCAAAAGAAAAGCTACAAAAAAGCCTAACATTAATTTCCACACCTATTTACAGTATGCacttgaaaaaatgtattaacagtttattttaaatgaacaCTAATCCAGATGTACAtagataattttgttttcactcTACTGtaacataattttaaattttgaaatatattttttgtgcCATAGATACTGTAGTACAAGTTAATTGgttagaaattaaaaataagttaCTAATCCTATTGTCATGGACATTCTACTGGCATAGTACCATGTCATAAGTAGTAAAACTAAGAATTAACTTTGTACCATAAGCCGTTTTTGTACTTTGTCCCATCATGCTTTGTGAACTGGATCTTTATTTAGATGTAAAGAATGTGACATCCTCCCAGGACTTTCAGTTTCAGGTGTCCAGAGATTTCTGCATGGACAGTAGTAGGTGTGTTTAGTCTAGGTGGAAAGTTGGTGTCCCGCGCGCAACACaattttatccttttttttcCGCTTGTGATTTAATTGCATTGTATAAACTGGTTGCATATTTTTGGTCTTAATTTACAGTATCCCTTAAATGAGAGATTTAATCGAATAATTGTGTCATTTCAATGATCATTGCAAGGTTTTGGCTCCACTTATGGACCATTCCATTTATCTTGATGGAACTTATTATTGAAACTACTCTGTGccttcaaaattaattttatttacattatagaTACTGATAATAGATCTTTACGAATGGAATATGATGAGAAGGTAAAAAATTTAGATGAGAGGTTACAAGAAACTGTAAAGTTACACGAAGCaagaaaaatagaaatatatcatcTGCAACGGCAAGTTTCCCATGCATTAgaagaacaaaaaaacatcagtGCCTCTTTTCGTGATGGTAAGTTActatactattattaattatgttttattttatgtgtgGGAAAGGATATTATTTTGGTTACCCAACCCCATATTCTAGGTATACAGTTTAGAACTATATGGAGGTAAGTATACCTTGCTGTAAGAAAGCTCTATAAAAATGCAATGTTTTCATACATGCATAGTGGAGTGTTATCTTTCATGGCTAATTgacacaaataaataaaaaacaaaaaataatttaattatcttCTTTTATCAAGAATCATTATGCTGTAGAAAAATTTTGAAAAAGAATTTGATAGAGATCAAGAAAGTACAGAACTAGATTTAATAAGTGATTGAAGAtctatttcaattcaattctaaTACAATCAGTCTATTTCATGCTTAGATTTACCAGGATAAACtgaccttttttaaaacacaTCAAATCCGTTAAAAATATCTGAAATTTGTTAACGTGCCAATTGTGTTGAGTTATCTTCTGATGAATTAACGAGTCAAATTGATTAATAAACGTGTCAAATTcggttaataaaaataaatatagaaatgaaaaattgctaattaaaatgttgactTGGCtacacaatttatattttgatagcCATTATGGCTATGCACAAATTGTGAATGAAAATATTTCCTGTTTAAtagtattgtattgtttaaaggGAGAAGTATACAATAGTAGTACAGTTTGCCTTGCTATATTTTGTAAAGGTTTGTACTAAGATATTGAGGTTTAATAATActctgtacagtacagtatgaagGTAAATTGAACACTGCTGAAATCTGTAATGTTCTACTTGATAAAGAGTCATTAACCTAGACTCTAGAAGCTCATTAATCTACGTTCTATATTTGATACATCACAAATGAGTTTAcataatgttgttatttttatcattatgaAGTCAGGATAGGGAAGTGTGTGTTTGATAGTCAGGCGTGGCGTAGTGTAGTACAGTGGTGTACTTTGATCTGTGTACTCTTTGataaagtacagtacagtatactcTAGGCCTAAgaataaataatcattaattaatgGCTTGGATCCcacaaaacataattttaccAATGACAATGACCTATTGATTTGTCAAATTTCTTATTTTAGTCTTTGCGTTGAACGTATCATAGTTTCATTGTAATTTATAGTttcaattgttgttttatttataaaaaaggaGATAAATAAACTGAACATTTTACTTTCACAAACAATAATAACTTGGATTGGATGCGAGAAGGGTTTGTTGATGCCCAACACCCCCCCCCCTCTCCCTCCCAAgatgtttcaaaatgaaacgttAACTACAGTACAAAATAAACTGGGTTGGTAAGAAAGTACAGTAGATTCCCTATTATTTTGGGCGACACTTTtagtgtctcctgaatagagactggttttaattaataaactatTAAAACATACAGTAGCTCCTCGTTCGTTTCACTGGTAtggaaaagtgtcccctgaatagggatgtccccaagGGGTTCTATACTTGCATATTGAATTGTGTACACTACAGcgacatacagtactgtattttttttcctaTACTGATAGCCCTCCTCTTTACTGTAGCCCTCCCCTATTATACTGCACTGTATCCCTCTACTATAGAGTAACCCTCCTCTAAACTGTAGCCCTCCTCTATACTGTAGCCCTCTTCTATACTGTAGCCCTCTTCTATACTGTAAGTGTAACCTTCCCATATATTGTAGCCCTCCCCTATTTATACTGCAGCCCTCC from Antedon mediterranea chromosome 5, ecAntMedi1.1, whole genome shotgun sequence carries:
- the LOC140049550 gene encoding uncharacterized protein; the encoded protein is MDSLKKQIKGKGQTDEVKLINENVPTLSMLLKDGIHWKAKYLSVIPKNKPIVPIVKTESVTSITQSKLARFIEAEDMTALNKDKHVPYLLWDSLSAFINYTDMYKVRKRYSHVAKIKDDENNSPSTVTDATTTTTSSSNSPTLKQEMSPSISSHEEVSLDEYDHFSSFAEALESANQTKVNSKINEIALCLKNEQSTE